A single window of Fibrobacter sp. DNA harbors:
- a CDS encoding type II secretion system protein, giving the protein MTKRKGFTLIELMAVIVIMGVLAAVAVPKLFGLSAKTKAAEVPTAAGTYIHLQDAHIHSDHTVGTWKEIGYYAPGNGRTNNFIYRDCVRSGTTLQKDGGNLTSWQASNVAVLNSCSANSSWAIILVPVADDNANFQQLVSSPDCAALTSSWNIGDIDASACTSASNDNGNEIDNDKNNGNGKNNGNGNGNGNGKNNGNGNGNGKNNGNGNGNGNGNSNKN; this is encoded by the coding sequence ATGACGAAAAGAAAAGGTTTTACTCTCATAGAACTGATGGCAGTCATCGTCATCATGGGTGTCCTTGCGGCCGTAGCCGTGCCCAAACTGTTCGGCCTCTCGGCCAAGACAAAGGCTGCCGAAGTCCCCACGGCCGCAGGTACCTATATCCACCTGCAAGACGCCCACATTCACAGCGACCACACCGTCGGCACGTGGAAAGAAATCGGCTACTACGCTCCCGGCAACGGGAGGACAAACAACTTCATTTACAGGGACTGCGTCCGGTCCGGCACCACCTTGCAAAAGGACGGGGGCAACCTCACAAGCTGGCAGGCTTCGAACGTGGCCGTCCTCAATTCCTGTTCCGCAAACAGTTCCTGGGCTATCATCCTGGTTCCCGTCGCAGACGACAACGCCAATTTCCAGCAGCTCGTTTCTTCGCCAGATTGCGCAGCGCTTACCAGCAGCTGGAACATAGGCGACATTGACGCCAGCGCCTGCACATCGGCAAGCAACGACAACGGAAACGAAATCGACAACGACAAGAACAACGGCAACGGCAAAAATAACGGTAATGGCAACGGAAACGGAAACGGCAAAAACAATGGTAATGGCAACGGTAATGGCAAAAACAACGGCAATGGTAACG
- a CDS encoding NAD(P)/FAD-dependent oxidoreductase, which produces MLDSNYDVVVIGAGPGGSVAARNLARAGHKVLLLEKRERIGFPVRCGEASTTLADLQTYGPIDESCIETIINGLYIYGPNGVNIEVPKPNTGIMLNREIFDPWLAKLAADDGAQVETCARAEFVGGVEGDRRMVRVVLGKGDGCGAVTATETQEIFARMVIAADGVESRIGRMVGLDCGQNPRETCTGVDIQVQGLLTKPDYLTFWQGHDFINDGYIWSFPKQKSNVTNFGAGFLAAGKHAGNILEVTMEWLEKLFPGAKINHTVGGLVPVSSTLKDYTLDRFALVGDAAHHTNPLTGGGIAAAMRAGRFCAEYVDKGLRETSGEAASLSKKFLKQYEKRCHDRFGKTHDFEYKFRRFLLAINREDQIGLYKVLQGFALSGYKKRAFLKTPVQTAKYLVKFAKFK; this is translated from the coding sequence ATGCTTGATTCCAATTACGATGTCGTGGTGATTGGCGCGGGGCCCGGCGGTTCCGTTGCCGCAAGGAACCTCGCACGGGCGGGGCACAAGGTATTGCTCCTCGAAAAACGCGAACGCATCGGCTTCCCGGTACGTTGCGGGGAGGCGAGCACCACGCTGGCCGACCTACAGACCTACGGCCCCATCGACGAGAGCTGCATAGAAACCATTATCAACGGGCTCTACATCTACGGCCCGAACGGCGTGAACATCGAAGTCCCGAAACCGAATACGGGCATCATGCTCAATCGCGAAATTTTCGACCCGTGGCTCGCGAAACTCGCAGCCGATGACGGAGCCCAGGTTGAAACCTGCGCACGCGCGGAATTCGTGGGTGGCGTCGAAGGCGACAGGCGCATGGTCCGCGTCGTTCTCGGCAAGGGCGACGGGTGCGGCGCCGTGACGGCAACCGAAACCCAGGAAATTTTTGCGAGGATGGTCATCGCCGCCGATGGCGTCGAAAGCCGCATCGGTCGCATGGTGGGCCTGGACTGCGGACAGAACCCGCGCGAAACCTGCACGGGCGTCGACATCCAGGTACAGGGCCTTTTGACCAAGCCCGACTACCTCACCTTTTGGCAGGGCCACGACTTTATCAACGACGGCTATATCTGGAGTTTCCCGAAGCAGAAGTCGAACGTCACTAACTTCGGCGCCGGCTTCCTCGCCGCGGGCAAGCACGCGGGCAACATCCTCGAAGTCACCATGGAATGGCTCGAAAAGCTCTTCCCGGGCGCAAAGATCAACCACACCGTCGGCGGGCTCGTTCCCGTCTCCAGCACGCTCAAGGACTACACGCTCGACCGCTTCGCCCTCGTGGGCGACGCCGCCCACCACACCAACCCGCTCACGGGTGGTGGTATCGCTGCCGCGATGAGGGCCGGTCGATTCTGCGCCGAATACGTGGACAAGGGATTGAGGGAGACTTCCGGCGAAGCCGCGAGCCTCAGCAAGAAGTTCCTGAAACAATACGAAAAGCGCTGCCACGACCGCTTCGGCAAGACGCACGATTTCGAATACAAGTTCCGCAGGTTCCTGCTCGCCATCAACCGCGAAGACCAAATCGGGCTGTACAAGGTATTGCAGGGGTTCGCCCTGAGCGGATACAAGAAGCGCGCCTTCCTCAAGACGCCCGTCCAGACCGCCAAATACCTCGTTAAGTTCGCAAAGTTCAAATAG
- a CDS encoding 4Fe-4S binding protein, with amino-acid sequence MKTLVHDRKVCLACAGCVGLCPKMALDMYGLDLQIDSEKCIKCGICAKACPVGALKITEANDA; translated from the coding sequence ATGAAAACTCTCGTCCACGACAGAAAGGTTTGTCTCGCCTGCGCGGGCTGTGTAGGCCTGTGCCCCAAGATGGCGCTTGACATGTACGGCCTCGACCTGCAAATCGACAGCGAAAAGTGCATCAAGTGCGGCATCTGCGCAAAGGCGTGCCCCGTCGGTGCGCTCAAGATTACGGAGGCAAACGATGCTTGA
- a CDS encoding TIGR02147 family protein produces the protein MNRFLDIYQFTHFRKFLEEYQAARTKAEPSFTRTEICNLLGLEKSRSYFADVLRGKKVSPRMVAKFIEILELDKKEAKYFETMVKLDQAKNDSARNAAMQELLKLHPNPQHILNEDAYEYYSRWYHSALFAILDAMDVGDDMAPVQKRIFPKVPLGKLKDSLALLERLGLARKNADGFWKPTRESISSGPYNNAELIKQYQLQCFELSKQALITPPKKPTVMSTLTFSISSEAYKQLEAELQEFKAKARRIIGEDKEKADGVYQMNIHLFSNLE, from the coding sequence GTGAACCGCTTTTTAGACATTTATCAATTTACGCATTTCCGCAAGTTCCTGGAAGAATACCAGGCGGCCCGCACAAAGGCGGAGCCGAGCTTCACGCGCACCGAAATCTGCAACCTGCTCGGGCTAGAAAAGAGCCGCAGCTACTTTGCCGATGTTCTCAGGGGCAAGAAGGTTTCCCCCCGCATGGTGGCCAAGTTCATCGAAATCCTCGAACTCGACAAGAAAGAGGCGAAGTATTTCGAGACGATGGTAAAACTCGACCAGGCCAAAAACGATTCCGCACGCAACGCCGCGATGCAGGAACTGCTGAAACTGCACCCGAACCCGCAGCACATCCTGAACGAGGACGCCTACGAGTATTACAGCCGCTGGTACCACAGCGCGCTCTTCGCCATCCTCGACGCGATGGACGTGGGCGACGACATGGCGCCCGTGCAAAAGAGAATTTTCCCGAAGGTCCCGCTCGGAAAGTTGAAGGATTCTCTCGCCCTGTTGGAACGTCTCGGGCTTGCGCGCAAAAACGCGGACGGATTCTGGAAACCGACCCGAGAAAGCATCAGCAGCGGGCCGTACAACAACGCGGAACTCATCAAGCAATACCAATTGCAGTGCTTCGAACTATCGAAGCAGGCACTCATCACGCCGCCCAAAAAACCGACAGTAATGAGCACGCTCACGTTCAGCATCTCGAGCGAGGCGTACAAGCAACTCGAAGCGGAACTGCAGGAATTCAAGGCGAAGGCAAGGCGCATCATCGGCGAAGACAAGGAAAAGGCCGACGGCGTCTACCAGATGAACATTCACCTGTTTTCGAATTTGGAGTGA
- a CDS encoding AgmX/PglI C-terminal domain-containing protein, translated as MRNSNNITLGLLAFVGVALIAIGVTSIATQGSKPEKTVYSAETKNVFMKSCTRMESEQVCGCALGRLQQKYGESEYLKYEADYQKNRESPEYNSFLKSALDECYSKFANGKNNAGRRAGGICDSERCINGDGSVVDRSVDKGTGNGRTSGDIMAVVRLRLKELRVVYNEHLKKRKFQGRVVLKFTIAPDGKVINISIESSTTGYDKFDERIKDAVASWEFNKVTSGNTTVTIPFTFSE; from the coding sequence ATGCGAAATTCCAATAACATAACGCTTGGACTGCTTGCTTTTGTGGGTGTCGCTCTGATTGCAATCGGAGTGACGTCTATTGCTACGCAGGGGAGCAAGCCTGAAAAAACAGTTTATTCCGCGGAAACGAAAAACGTGTTCATGAAGAGCTGTACGCGGATGGAAAGCGAACAGGTTTGCGGGTGCGCTCTTGGTAGGTTGCAGCAGAAATACGGCGAATCCGAATATTTGAAATACGAGGCCGATTACCAAAAAAACAGGGAGTCTCCGGAATACAACTCCTTTTTGAAATCGGCTCTCGATGAATGTTATTCAAAATTCGCAAACGGGAAAAATAACGCAGGGAGACGTGCCGGAGGAATCTGCGATAGCGAACGGTGCATCAACGGCGACGGCTCCGTTGTCGACCGCAGCGTTGATAAGGGGACAGGAAATGGCCGCACTTCTGGTGATATTATGGCGGTGGTACGCTTGCGTTTGAAGGAATTGCGCGTCGTCTACAATGAGCATCTGAAAAAAAGGAAGTTCCAAGGCCGTGTGGTCTTGAAGTTCACGATTGCTCCGGACGGCAAGGTGATAAATATTTCCATAGAATCGTCCACGACCGGCTACGACAAATTCGATGAGCGTATCAAGGACGCTGTCGCTTCTTGGGAGTTTAACAAGGTGACGAGCGGTAATACCACTGTGACCATACCTTTTACATTCTCTGAATGA
- a CDS encoding immune inhibitor A domain-containing protein — protein MNSCKKIVAVLVCALAALPFARPASMAVQTVQNKDGSSVSIRHFGDEHYHYTETADGYLVTGADGNYVYVDASGKASSVVAKNAVDRSADDVKFLEGLDQEAARKNHKELNGGRFPDTEEISGGLNFEHVPVMYSRDAKPARLARPKPQKWVTGERWIPVLLVGTTDKAHGDSAEFHAFLNQEGYSKDGNVGSLRDYYLYSSGGKFNPHFDVYPVNINASLTSFGSGDRFSEGEFLSEGVKVLTRRADFLAKADKYCSEDKKVDGFIFLFPGMEEDALKQSSLFWGHAYQMSANGSVTDPFSMTYKSNGYVFDKYLFIAQYDDGSHNSKINMMGIFAHEFSHVLGLMDHYYKPSGGQMLSGPENYDIMSLGMYNGTSWNAGNIPAAFSAFEREAMGWLTLTEISKEDSVYGLKRLADMQAYSVTNPNQNDEYYIVEYRPSEKFDSKLGGGKYDDAVLVWYIDYDKGMYVEQNAINRDPNHQRIAVKDIVKSGANSKNFTFVNGGGKAKVSGVYNVRFEGKEHACFTPNASRRIGECPVESSSSEKSSSSMAYSSVAGSSSSVVAIAAAVAVDPRVRISVSGRTLDVFAHVAGEKNVRLFDMQGNLLAAYRFAGESFSHDLSGLAFGAYIVRVDAGKGLSERVRVVMH, from the coding sequence ATGAATTCCTGCAAAAAAATAGTGGCCGTTCTGGTCTGTGCCTTGGCTGCGCTGCCTTTTGCGCGCCCGGCTAGCATGGCCGTACAGACGGTGCAGAATAAGGACGGGAGCTCGGTTTCTATCCGTCATTTTGGCGATGAACATTACCATTATACCGAAACTGCCGATGGATACCTGGTTACGGGTGCGGATGGAAATTACGTGTACGTAGACGCCTCGGGCAAGGCGAGTTCGGTAGTCGCGAAAAACGCGGTGGACCGCAGCGCCGACGATGTAAAATTCCTTGAGGGGCTGGATCAGGAGGCTGCCCGGAAGAACCACAAAGAATTGAACGGGGGCCGATTTCCCGATACCGAAGAAATCTCGGGAGGACTGAATTTCGAGCACGTTCCCGTGATGTACAGCCGGGATGCGAAACCTGCTCGGCTGGCGAGGCCTAAGCCGCAGAAGTGGGTGACGGGCGAGCGTTGGATTCCTGTGTTGCTTGTGGGGACTACGGACAAGGCGCATGGCGATTCCGCGGAATTCCATGCATTTTTGAACCAGGAAGGCTACAGCAAGGACGGCAATGTCGGAAGCCTCCGCGACTATTACCTGTATTCTTCGGGCGGCAAGTTCAACCCGCATTTCGATGTGTATCCGGTAAATATCAATGCTTCGCTGACCAGTTTCGGGTCGGGCGACCGCTTTAGCGAAGGGGAATTCTTGTCGGAAGGCGTGAAGGTGTTGACCCGGCGTGCCGACTTCCTCGCGAAGGCGGATAAGTACTGCTCGGAAGACAAAAAGGTGGACGGGTTCATATTCCTGTTCCCGGGAATGGAAGAGGATGCGCTCAAGCAGAGCAGCCTGTTCTGGGGACATGCGTACCAGATGTCGGCGAACGGCTCGGTGACGGATCCGTTTTCGATGACCTACAAGTCCAACGGGTACGTCTTTGACAAGTACCTCTTTATCGCGCAGTACGATGACGGAAGCCACAATTCCAAGATAAACATGATGGGCATTTTCGCGCACGAGTTCAGCCATGTGCTGGGCCTGATGGACCATTATTACAAGCCCAGCGGAGGCCAGATGCTCTCCGGGCCGGAAAATTACGACATCATGTCGCTCGGGATGTACAACGGTACGAGCTGGAACGCGGGCAATATCCCTGCCGCTTTTTCGGCTTTCGAGAGGGAAGCCATGGGCTGGCTTACGCTGACCGAGATTTCGAAGGAAGATTCCGTCTATGGCCTGAAAAGGCTGGCAGACATGCAGGCGTATTCGGTTACGAACCCGAACCAAAACGACGAGTACTATATAGTGGAATATCGTCCGTCCGAAAAGTTCGATTCCAAGTTGGGCGGCGGAAAATACGACGATGCGGTGCTTGTCTGGTATATCGATTACGACAAAGGTATGTACGTCGAGCAGAACGCCATCAACAGGGATCCCAATCACCAGCGTATCGCAGTGAAGGATATCGTGAAGTCGGGGGCGAATTCCAAGAATTTTACGTTCGTCAATGGCGGCGGGAAGGCGAAAGTTTCAGGCGTCTACAACGTCCGTTTCGAAGGGAAGGAACACGCATGCTTCACGCCCAATGCCTCGCGCCGCATAGGGGAGTGTCCCGTAGAATCCAGTTCGTCTGAGAAAAGTTCCAGCAGCATGGCGTATTCTTCCGTTGCCGGGAGTTCTTCTTCGGTGGTTGCGATTGCCGCCGCGGTCGCCGTGGATCCGCGGGTGCGTATCTCTGTTTCGGGCCGTACGCTCGATGTGTTCGCGCATGTCGCGGGCGAAAAGAACGTGCGCCTGTTCGACATGCAGGGCAATCTCCTTGCCGCTTACCGCTTTGCGGGAGAGTCGTTCTCGCATGACCTTTCGGGGCTTGCTTTTGGGGCATACATTGTGCGCGTCGATGCCGGCAAAGGCCTCTCGGAACGGGTGCGTGTTGTAATGCATTGA
- a CDS encoding NADH-quinone oxidoreductase subunit C — MKTAEEIFTALEEKFGAKRETLDKWGVTAIVSAGYLRNVVQFLKDEADVKLDMLVDIAGIDYLTYPNHEGPRFAVSYSFKSTSNPGLRFRLKVLVSEDSLKVPTLCGLYANANWYEREVFDQFGIVFEGHPDLRRLLNHVEFVGHPLRKDYPAQKRQWLSTNDYLLPALEKRLEDLGYRVVQRSKEVGTNDNEFLEGSIKE, encoded by the coding sequence ATGAAGACTGCAGAAGAAATCTTCACCGCCCTGGAAGAGAAATTCGGTGCCAAGAGAGAAACGCTCGACAAGTGGGGCGTGACCGCAATCGTGAGCGCGGGCTACCTGCGCAACGTGGTGCAGTTCCTCAAGGACGAAGCCGATGTGAAACTCGACATGCTCGTGGACATCGCGGGCATTGACTACCTGACTTACCCGAACCACGAAGGCCCGCGTTTTGCGGTTTCTTATTCCTTCAAGAGCACTTCGAATCCGGGACTGCGCTTCCGTCTTAAGGTGCTGGTCTCCGAGGACAGCCTGAAGGTGCCTACGCTGTGCGGCCTCTATGCGAACGCCAACTGGTACGAGCGCGAAGTGTTCGACCAGTTCGGAATTGTGTTCGAAGGCCACCCGGACCTCCGCCGCCTGTTGAACCACGTTGAATTTGTCGGTCACCCGCTCCGCAAGGATTACCCCGCGCAGAAGCGCCAGTGGCTCTCCACCAACGACTACCTGCTCCCGGCCCTCGAGAAGCGCCTGGAAGACCTCGGTTACCGGGTCGTCCAGCGTAGCAAGGAAGTCGGGACCAACGACAACGAATTTTTGGAAGGGAGTATCAAAGAATGA